In Dasypus novemcinctus isolate mDasNov1 chromosome 23, mDasNov1.1.hap2, whole genome shotgun sequence, the following proteins share a genomic window:
- the LOC139437450 gene encoding ral guanine nucleotide dissociation stimulator-like codes for MSASGGTSSSSSIQARATWTSRKHRDSRPRYKRHVGDRCFVHITLAEDSGHKVQSILVTDQDRAPAVIRKALEEHELAGEQPEDYQLVQIISGNGTLQIPDVANVYYAMAPSPDYWFLLLRKTMPLDAEVKERALSALRGSRQKGPSFRKGKL; via the exons ATGTCAGCATCGGGAGGAacgtcctcttcctcctccatccaAGCCAGGGCCACCTGGACCAGCCGAAAGCACCGTGACTCACGGCCGCGCTACAAACGGCACGTGGGCGACCGCTGCTTTGTCCATATCACCCTGGCCGAGGACAGCGGCCACAAGGTCCAGAGCATCCTG GTGACGGACCAAGACAGGGCTCCAGCCGTGATCcgcaaggccctggaagagcaCGAGCTGGCTGGGGAGCAGCCCGAGGACTACCAGCTGGTGCAGATCATCTCAGGAAATGGCA cGCTGCAGATCCCAGACGTCGCCAACGTGTATTATGCTATGGCGCCCTCACCTGATTATTGGTTTCTTCTCTTGAGGAAGACCATGCCCCTGGATGCCGAGGTCAAGGAGAGGGCTCTCTCAGCCCTTCGGGGGAGTCGGCAGAAGGGACCCAGCTTCCGAAAGGGCAAACTGTAA